In the genome of Arachis stenosperma cultivar V10309 chromosome 2, arast.V10309.gnm1.PFL2, whole genome shotgun sequence, the window AACTCTTTaggataagctttcagccaacactcccgaaccagttggatcaaggtgctaggtgttgaagcacccctaaggacttacttactcaagtctctcccccatacatacacaccacaggcatatagtttatttattttctttccttcagACCTTGGTGttcagcacctctttgggttactaaatgctctgtggtgagggttactcttgatagtggattttcagctgataatcccaggttagttaactcaagttaccaggtgatgaagcaccccaaagagcttattcatccaagtagatccctcacacaggagcaccacagacacatgtcTTAGGGTAGACCATTGGTTCCTAGCCTTattgcttactctttttcttttgtttttcacttcccttgttctttcctttttctcttattaggatcttgttgTTATCTTAGTCTCATGGGTATATCAAAAGTAAAGCATTCAAGATAGATAGTTGTCATCCTAACCTTGtggttgaaccaacttagctaacttatgacTACCCCCAAAGATTCATGAATGCACTTCCACATTATGAACTCCTTTCTGGTcttttaaaacataaaacattcCCTTCTTCAAACAAATAGACAAGCTTACAAGTAAATAAGGGAAAGATGCAGTGACACTTAAACCAGAATCACAGACCATGCTCAACAACAAGgtagagtaaaaaaaaaatgtttaggCCTCACTGGTAATCATTAATCAAGATTGCATTTGAGCTTCCAATGTTCGAACTGTAAATATATGGAATTAAGTGACAATACAACCTTCAGGTGACAACTTCTAATCGCCTTCTTTTCGTTCTCCTCTTGGTCTTTGCTTCCTTGAGCGAAGGTGCACCATAAGGTTCCTGTAAAgttattggaagttgcttgttcccaaaGCACTTGAGGAATAATTAGCTTGCATGTGCTGGTGTCTTATGAACTTgatttggtgtgtgaacaccaaacttagttccttgttTAGTACACAATCTTGCACATACGCTGATAACTCATATCTTGTTGTTAACAGAACAATGATTAACTAAAGTCTAACTACATCTAAGTGGTTTCCCTCAATTGGTTAGAGCTAGCAATGTGTTTTGGGAGCAGGTGTAATTCTAACTAGATGTccttttggtggaacaccaaacttagaattacACTGTCTCTTTTGATTGTTCtagtgtgaaacaccaaacttagctccttgcaatacaggGGGAACAACTTGTGATTTTTATTGAAATGAAGATGAAAATGTCTACCtgaggttgggttgcctcccaacaaagcgcttctttagcgtcactagcttgacgttaCCCCCTTATTATGGTGGTTGGTAATGCTTGAAGTCCTCTCCTCTGGCTGTGGACTTGTATCCATTGGTTGTATCAATGATCTCTACATGCTCCAAGGAGAGAACTCTGTTGATGGTGAAGACCTTAGGAAACTGAGATGGTACAGTGGGGAGATTAGGGGGGATATCTGTGAAGTAGGCTGAGATTACTTTATCCCATGGAGAGAAATCTTCCGTAGGAATCTTCTTGTTCCGCCACCCCCTTggtaccttcttctttgccCCTGGTGCTGTTTTCTTACTCCTGGTGGCCACCTTCTTTGATGAGCTTTTGTTAATGTCCTCACAAACTTCTGGTGGCTTAGGTTCCTCCAATTTTTCCTTGACCTGTGGCACTTGCTGCTGGCCTTGTCCATCAACCCAGTGAATCTCAGGATGAGCTGGTTGTGCTTCAGTGCTTGCTTCTTCCTTTAGTATCTCATGATGCCCTTTGCTCGGTTCTTTATCCTCTTCATCTTTTTCCAGTGAGAGTTCGAAAACACTGAAGCTCAGTTGTTCATCATGGATCCTTAATATTAGCTCTCCTTTCtccacatctatgagtgctctagcAGTAGCTAGAAATGGTCTCCCCAATATGATTGGGTGCAGGTGACTCTCTTCCATGTCCAAGATGACAAAGTCTGTTGGGAGAAAGTATTTTCCAACTTTGAGCAACACGTTTTCCACCATTCCTACTGCttacttttgagtcttgtcaGCCAGCCTTATGACTACATCTGTAGGTAGTATCTCATTGATCTGCAGCCTTTTTACCAGGGATAGGggtattaagttgatgcttgctcccaaatCGCAAAGTGCTCTATCAAAATTTGTTTCCCCTATAGCACAAGGGGCatgaaaactccctgggtcttttCTTTTCGCAGGCAATTGTGTTTGAATGAGGGTGCTGCAATCCTTGTTCATCACTATAGTCTGGCCCCCCTTGAGTGAGCTCTTCCTGGGAAGTAGTTCCTTCATATACTTGATGAATGCTGGCATTTGCTGAATGACCTTGATGAATGGTATGTTCACATTCAAAGATGCAAACGAGTCTAAGAACCTTGAGTACATTCTCTTTCCCACAGCACCCTTTAGCAGTTGAGGAAATGGTACATATAGTCTCAGCAGCTCTTGTTGTGAGATTTCTGGTTCTTGTTGgtctttcttctccttctctacTAAGGTATTTTCAGGTTGTTCTGACAGCTTGCTTGGCTTGTCTTCAGTCTCCTTGTCATTTGTAGTGACCATATTGCAGtcttcccatcttactttcttCGCTTCACTTCTCGGATTCTTCTCCGTGTCACTTGGAAAGCTATTAGTGGGTCTGGGCATCTTCTCAGACAAATATCCCACTTGGgatttggtggacgaaattgtgattcattattttcacttcaacaatccaaggtaatggctccaaagacttggtgcacaGAACCATGGTCCAAAATTAACTTCGCAGTTttgctcaactaaccagcaagtgcactgggtcgtctaagtaataccttacgtgagtaagggtcgatcccacggagattgttggtatgaagcaagctatggtcaccttgtaaatctcagttaggcagattaaatttgtttatgggtttcaaaaattaataataaaatagaaatactaaaagggatagaatacttatgcagattcattggtgggaatttcagataagcgaatggagatactgtatggctcaagaacgcctactttcctattgcttcaactcaatctttcttactcctttccatagcaagctgtgtataggggttcaccgttcgacgatggctactttgtatcctctctggaaaatggtcctctgcgctgtcactcgcatggctaatcgcctggaggcatcacactggccgaaggctacatcccatcctcgcagtgaaaactacgctcacgcgctctgtcacagcacggctaatcactggttagttcccgctcctactggaatagaatcccttgattcttttgcgtctgtcactaacgcccagcacttgcgagtctgaagcacgtcacagtcattcattaccggaatcctactcggaataccacagacaaggttagactttccggattcccaggatcctactcggaataccacagacaaggtgagactttccggatcctcatgaatgccgccatctatctagcttataccacgaagattctgttgtggaatctaagagatacacattcaagctcggttgcaagtagaacggaggtggttgtcaatcacgcgcgttcataggtaagaatgatgatgagcgtcacataatcatcacattcatcatgttcttgggtgcgaatgaatatcttggaataagaataagagagatttgaataaaaagtactagtaattgtattgaaacttgaggtacagcagagctccacacccttaatctatggtttgcagaaactccactgttgaaaatacataagtaaaaggttcagacatggccgaatggccagccccctgaatgtgatcaccagattcaaaatacaatccaggatgataatatgatagtaaaaagttctatttataataaactagctcctagggtttacatgagtaagtaattgatgcataaatccacttctggggcccacttggtgtatgcttgggctgagcttgatcaatccacgagctgaggcttctcttggagttgaactccgagttatgacgtgttttgggcgttcaactccggatcatgacgtttttctggcgtttaactctagacagcagcatgtacatggcgttcaacgccaagttacgtcgtcaaattccgaataaagtatggactattatatattgctggaaagctctggatgtctactttccaacgccgttgagagcgcgccatttggagttttgtagctccagaaaatccattttgagtgcagggaggtcagattccaacagcatcagcagtccttttgtcagcctttttcagagttttgctcaagtccctcaatttcagttagaaattacctgaaatcacagaaaaacacacaaactcatagtaaagcccagaaatgtgaatttaacataaaaactaatgaaaacatccctaaaagtagcttaaacttactaaaaactacctaaaaacaatgccaaaaagcgtataaattatccgctcatcaggattCCAGCTTCTTGATTGCTTCCCCCCGATTCTTCATACTGGCTCTCACCTCCTCTTTGAACACCTTATTGTCTTGAATTTCTTTGCATATGCTTTCAAGTAAGGTTTCAATCTTTGAGATTCTGTCATCAAATGATGGTATGTTGGGGGTAGAGGTAGAAGAGTGAGATGTGTTGCTGTGGTTTTGTTGGTATGTCCTCTGTGTGAATTGTTGGGGAGCTGTGTTGTTGGGGTTGTGACGTCTCTgatcttggccttggtcttgttgattcccccacccaaagtttgggtgattcctccatccaGGGTTGTAGgtcttggagtatggatcatggttgTATCTAGATGAATTCCCAatgtagttggcttgctcctGAGTGCCTTCTTCCTCTTCACTTGCTTCCTCTTGAGTTGAAGTGGTGATTGCTGCCACTTGACTTCTCTCCATCTTCTTGGTGAGGtcagctagctgcttggtgatgaGCTTATTTTGAGCAAGCAGAGCATCTACATTGTTCAGCTCCATTACCCCTCTAGTGTTCCCTCTTtcggaagcatagaagtagtcattctcagctacagtttTAATAACATCTAAGGCTTcctcaatggtcttcttcttgttcaaagaACCTCCGGATGAATGGTCTACGGCCTTCTTAGATTCATATGAcagtccttcatagaagatgtgcagctgcacccattcattgaacatatcagatggacatctccttgttaggtctttaaacctctcccatgcttcatataaagtctcaccatcttgttgcctgaaagtttggACCTCAGCTCTCAGCTGATTGACTCGTTGAGGGGGGGTAAAATCTTGCTAAGAACTTGTTCATAACATCATCCCAAGTTGTCAAGCTCTCCTTTGGAAAAGACTCCAACCACTTGGTGGCcttgtctctgagagagaatgggaacaaCAACAGTCTATAGACGTCTGGTTGAACgccattggacttcactgtgtcacataTTCTCAGGAAGGTGTTTAAGTGTTGGTTGGGGTCTTCTTGGACACCTCCTCCGAACGAGCAattgttctgaacaagggtgatgagttgtggctttagttcaaagttgttggcatggaTGGTTggtttttggatgctacttccgCAATTCCCTGGGTTTGGGTTGATGTAAGAGCCCAAGACTCTTCTATCTTCCCCACCAGGATTTGCTCTACCTCCTCCACCATGGTTGTGCACCTCTTCCTCACAATGGTCTTCCATGGTTGTTTCAAAGTATTCTTCACAGTGTTCCTCCTCTTCTTCAGCACCCACTACACGTTTTTCTTTTGCCTCCCTTCTTAATCTTAagaaggttctctcaggttcagaatcaaaggaagttgaagctccgcttcttctccctgtcatacaaccaacaGATTACAAGCAAGAAAAGTAATGCAGAAAGTATCTTGTTAGAATAGCTTGTTAGTGTCAGTGATGcaatatatcaaacagttagtgggttagtgaacTGAATTGTAAATAGCAAAGAAAAACTCAGAAACAGGGGAGGGGAAGAATTAAACTATGACGGAAAGCAAATTAAccaaacagaaaattaaatcaaacaaaatacaaatgctcaatctagtgatcctCTAATGTAATCATTGTCGATGCACaatcaatccctggcaacggcgccataaacttgatcggtataaaacttgtctctcaacaaattcccattcggcaagtgtaccgaatttgtcgtcaagtaaaaactcacaatagagtgaggtcgaatcccacagggattgattgatcaagcaactttaattagaggaatgATCTAGTTGAGCAAATCCATGAATAGAGTTgataattgcagaaattaaaatggcgagaaagtaaatgactgaaagtaaatagcaaaattgtaaatgggaatgggggaattgctcataaaagtaaattgcagaaaataaagagaatgggtaagatcagaaatggggagttcattgggtttaggagatgttgcattctccagatcaatttcattttcatctcttcctcaatcaatgcactcattgatctccttggcaatcttaagtgattgaatcacaatttcttgcaattcaatctctcaaatcttgatcaatagccaattccttggtcaattgctcatgagaagagattaagtgtggtcactgattataccacatgcactTCCCAAATCAAATGCTTAGAGGGTTATAGCCACATACCCATCCACactcaatttggtccagcatgagaaagcatttctagctaatctcttcattcctctttcaaggatcCGAAGAGATCCATGTTTGAATAGCTtattttccaagataactatccaattggatgaagatcgaaagctttcaagtaaaatcaaaaggaaagatagaagaagaataagaaaattagtattgatccatcaaattacaacagagctccctaacccaatgaaagggttttagttgttcatagctctagaaatcaaaatcaaagatggagaatacatgatAAAGCTAGAAGTACAAAGAAAGTAAATACAAAGAGTAGTTCTCTGTCCTAGCTCCTTCCAAAAGGCTCTCTCtctttcaaaactactcctatatatactactcttctcagcttctagttagctcttcaagtcttgggcctctGGATCTTTGAGCTTAAAGCAGTTCCTTTCTTCAATTGGGCTTGGCTTACTTGCAGAGAGATAGTGTGAAGTGGGCATAGACTTTAGCTCAAGATGTTAGGGGTTTTTATCATTTAGTGAAAATAcaagttcgagaacgttagtgacacttaacattgtcactaacgttgccatgcacccctttgcctcacgttaaagcccacgttaactgggttaacgtggcttttaacgttgccttgttagccttcgagaacgttagtgacactcaacattgtcactaacgttcaagtGTGCCCCTTCTTGCTTCACGTTAaagctcacgttaactaggttaacgtggcttctaacgtggcttttgccaaccttcgagaacgttagtgacactcaacattgtcactaacgttcaagtGTGCCCCTAGGTCTCatgttagagtccacgttaactaagttaacgtggcttctaacgtggccattcttagccatctcaacgttagtgacaatgttgagtgtcactaacgttggctcattcttcattcctcatcgttagcttccacgttaaccaagttaacgtggaagttaacgtggctcttgggggttgtgtggttgctccaacgttagtgacaatgttgagtgtcactaacgttgtcgacaacTCTCCAtctcttacgttagctcccacgttaaccaagttaacgtgggagttaacgtggctctttgcaccttaggccaacgttagtgacagtgttgagtgtcactaacgttggcttctcttccccctttaacgttagaggccacgttaactaggttaacctggcttctaacgtggccatttgTGAGCaattgccaacgttagtgacaatgttaagtgtcactaacgttggctcaacttctcttctccacgttagagttcacgttaatttagttaacgtgactctttaaCGTGGGCATTGATGGTTTTTGAGAGTGTttttggcaatcacttttctctttaactttgcaagttacctcccattccttgcttcctttggtcctgaaatcaagcaatagagtgcatcaaagttctagtccaagtcatgagtAATGCTATATACAATTTTGtcattaaaatcatgcaaaatccacatgaaataatgtaaaatgcacaatgtatgcttgaatcaaggtctGAGTGAATATCTGCCCAAAACtaacttatttcctaagaaaatgcatgaaattacctaaaaacagtaaagaaaaggtcagtgaaactggccaaaatACCCTTGCATCACAGTGGTcgaatggcattcttctgtaagCAAATACTCCATATGGGCATGTGAATGTTGTCTTCTCTTGAttttgaggatctactgcaatttgattatagccTGAACACCCATCCAGGAAGTAGTAGAATGCATGCCcagctagtctctctagcatctagtctatgaatggtaaaggaaaatgatcctttcttgTGGCGTTATTGagtcttctataatcaatgcacatacacCAACCTGTTACTATCCTTGTAGGGATCAGTTCATTTCTTTCATTGTGGACTActgtcatccctcctttcttgggTACCACTTGTaaagggcttacccaggggctatctgAAATGGGATAGATAATCCCATCCTCCCATAGTTTTATGACTTCTTTTTggactacttccttcatggatGGATTCAATCGTCTCTGTGGTTGCACCACTGGTTTAGCATCTTCGAGCCTAATCTTGTGCATGCACCGAGTTGGACTAATTCCTTTTAGGTCACTAATggtccacccaagagctgttttATGGGTCTTCAGCACTCGAATCAGTGCTTGTTCTTCTTGtggctctaaagcagagcttatgatcactggataAGTGTCACCATCTCCTAGAAACACGTAtttcaaggatgatggtaaTGGCTTGAGCTCGAGTTTAGGAGGTCCCTCTTCCACTTTAGGAGTTTTTAATGATCCCTCCTATTCTTCTGGTGCCTCTATATCAGGCGTGTCATCCCCAAGGACGTCATCCAGCTCCTCCTCGAGTCTCTTAACTTCATCTACCTCTTCTACCAGGGGGTCGATGATATCAAGCCTTATATATTCCT includes:
- the LOC130963004 gene encoding uncharacterized protein LOC130963004, whose product is MPRPTNSFPSDTEKNPRSEAKKVRWEDCNMVTTNDKETEDKPSKLSEQPENTLVEKEKKDQQEPEISQQELLRLYVPFPQLLKGAVGKRMYSRFLDSFASLNVNIPFIKVIQQMPAFIKYMKELLPRKSSLKGGQTIVMNKDCSTLIQTQLPAKRKDPGSFHAPCAIGETNFDRALCDLGASINLIPLSLVKRLQINEILPTDVVIRLADKTQK